One window of the Devosia sp. 2618 genome contains the following:
- a CDS encoding DUF2155 domain-containing protein has translation MLVPMVALAGLPLPAAAQPIANPVATFAGLDKITGRITRFDVYIDETVLFGALEITPRACYDRPDTEAQRVSAFLEVDQRSLTGVSKRIFTGWMFADSPALNAVDHAIYDVWLVECKTSTDVPPPEAR, from the coding sequence ATGCTGGTGCCCATGGTGGCGCTCGCAGGTCTGCCTCTGCCCGCCGCTGCCCAGCCCATTGCCAATCCCGTCGCGACCTTTGCCGGCCTCGACAAGATCACGGGCCGCATCACGCGCTTTGACGTCTATATCGACGAGACAGTGCTGTTCGGCGCGCTCGAGATCACGCCACGCGCCTGCTACGACCGCCCGGACACCGAAGCGCAGCGCGTTTCGGCCTTCCTTGAAGTTGACCAGCGCAGCCTGACCGGCGTTTCCAAGCGCATTTTCACCGGCTGGATGTTTGCCGATAGTCCGGCGCTGAACGCTGTCGACCACGCCATCTATGACGTATGGCTGGTCGAGTGCAAAACCAGCACCGACGTTCCGCCACCCGAGGCGCGCTAA
- a CDS encoding NADH:ubiquinone oxidoreductase subunit NDUFA12: MKQFLSEIFSWWGGQTWGTRLWIKRFGKYVGSDEFGNRYYQDTKADRRYVTYVGYADASKIPPGWHGWMHHRTDIVPSQDKYVPHAWEKPHEPNLTGTAAAYRPDGSLLNKGERPRVTGDYDAWSPE, encoded by the coding sequence ATCAAGCAGTTCCTCAGTGAAATCTTCTCCTGGTGGGGCGGGCAGACGTGGGGAACGCGGCTGTGGATCAAGCGCTTCGGCAAATATGTCGGCAGCGACGAATTCGGCAATCGCTACTATCAGGACACCAAGGCCGACCGCCGCTACGTGACCTATGTCGGCTATGCCGATGCGTCCAAGATCCCGCCCGGCTGGCATGGCTGGATGCATCACCGCACCGACATCGTGCCGTCGCAGGACAAATACGTTCCGCACGCCTGGGAAAAGCCGCACGAGCCCAATCTGACCGGCACCGCCGCCGCCTACCGTCCAGACGGCAGCCTGCTCAACAAGGGCGAGCGTCCTCGCGTGACCGGCGACTACGACGCCTGGTCGCCTGAATAG
- a CDS encoding vitamin B12-dependent ribonucleotide reductase has translation MRIERRFTTANQDRYGSLEFRSATSEIRNPDGSVVFKLEDIAIPSTWSQVAADIIAQKYFRKAGVAKALKKVEENSVPSWLWRSVPDEAALAKLPEAERYGSEMDSRQVFDRLAGTWTYWGWKGGYFDSEEDARTFFDELAYMLATQRVAPNSPQWFNTGLFWAYGIDGPGQGHFYVDPFTHKLVSSKSSYEHPQPHACFIQSVNDDLVNENGIMDLWVREARLFKYGSGTGTNFSALRGSGEKLSGGGKSSGLMSFLKIGDRAAGAIKSGGTTRRAAKMVVLDIDHPDVEEYINWKVKEEQKVAALVTGSKVVSKHLKLIMKAAVNCEGSGDDCFDVAKNPALKREVRAAKKALVPENYIYRVIQFARQGYTDIEFPVYDTDWDSEAYLTVSGQNSNNSVRVTDDFLRAVEGDSDWDLKARATGKVTKTLKARDLWEQVGYAAWASADPGIQYHTTINEWHTSPEAGPINASNPCSEYMFLDDTACNLASVNLLPYRNEDGSFNTAAYEHTVRLWTIVLEISVMMAQFPSKAIAERSFEYRTLGIGYANIGGFLMTSGIPYDSEAGRAIAGAVTAIMTGVSYATSAEMAKELGPFKDYKRNAKHMLRVIRNHRNAAHGNATGYENLSITPVPLDHASLIDANLSERAKIAWDNALALGEKHGYRNAQVSVIAPTGTIGLVMDCDTTGIEPDFALVKFKKLAGGGYFKIINRAAPPALRTLGYSESDIAEMEAYAVGHGNLNQAPGVNPTTLKAKGFTDEKIAALNAATASAFDIKFIFNQWTLGADFLKSLGVTDEQLNDFTFELLPFLGFSRKDIDAANLHVVGAMTLEGAPHLKDEHLPVFDCATPCGKIGKRYLSVESHILMMAAAQPFISGAISKTINMPNDATVEEAKEAYMLSWRLALKANALYRDGSKLSQPLNSSVLAAADEDDDEDHIENLVAMNADARIPLIAEKIVERIVEREIEVRNREKMPDRRKGYTQKAVVGGHKVYVHTGEYADGRLGEIFIDMHKEGAAFRAMMNNFAIAISIGLQYGVPLDEFVEAFTFTRFEPAGMVMGNDRIKNATSILDYVFRELAVSYLDRDDLAHVNPDSPTSLGKGVAEEQAPSHAANSPAPVPAERFVSRGMTRGRVANKSLMIVSGDHQYNPVQAMQTSTVTALRTATALKQETQIAPAAFAPAELNPIPSPPTQKDPTLLRAEAQMKGYTGDQCTECHNFTMVRNGTCLKCDTCGTTTGCS, from the coding sequence ATGCGCATCGAACGCCGGTTTACCACCGCCAATCAGGACCGTTACGGCTCCCTCGAATTCCGCTCTGCCACGAGCGAGATTCGCAACCCCGATGGCTCGGTGGTGTTCAAGCTCGAAGACATCGCAATCCCCTCGACCTGGAGCCAGGTCGCGGCTGACATCATTGCACAAAAGTATTTCCGCAAGGCTGGCGTCGCCAAGGCCTTGAAGAAAGTCGAAGAAAACTCCGTGCCGTCCTGGCTGTGGCGCTCCGTCCCCGACGAAGCTGCGCTCGCCAAGCTGCCCGAAGCCGAACGCTATGGTTCGGAAATGGACTCGCGCCAGGTGTTCGATCGCCTGGCCGGCACCTGGACCTATTGGGGCTGGAAGGGCGGCTATTTCGATAGCGAAGAGGACGCACGCACGTTCTTTGACGAACTCGCCTATATGCTGGCCACCCAGCGCGTCGCGCCAAACAGCCCACAGTGGTTCAACACCGGTCTGTTCTGGGCCTATGGCATCGATGGCCCCGGCCAGGGGCACTTCTATGTGGACCCCTTCACCCACAAGCTGGTCTCGTCCAAGAGCTCCTATGAGCACCCACAGCCACACGCCTGCTTCATCCAGTCGGTCAATGACGACCTGGTCAATGAAAACGGAATCATGGACCTCTGGGTCCGCGAAGCGCGCCTGTTCAAATATGGTTCGGGCACCGGCACCAATTTCTCGGCTCTGCGCGGTTCGGGCGAAAAGCTTTCGGGCGGCGGCAAGTCTTCTGGCCTGATGAGCTTCCTCAAGATCGGCGATCGCGCTGCTGGCGCCATCAAGTCGGGCGGCACCACGCGTCGCGCCGCCAAGATGGTCGTGCTCGATATCGATCACCCAGATGTGGAAGAATACATCAACTGGAAGGTCAAGGAGGAGCAGAAGGTCGCCGCTCTCGTGACCGGCTCCAAGGTTGTCTCCAAGCACCTCAAGCTGATCATGAAGGCTGCCGTGAACTGCGAAGGTTCGGGCGACGATTGCTTTGACGTAGCCAAGAACCCCGCTCTCAAGCGCGAAGTGCGTGCTGCCAAGAAGGCGCTGGTTCCCGAGAACTACATCTACCGCGTCATCCAGTTCGCCAGGCAGGGCTACACCGATATCGAATTCCCGGTCTACGACACCGATTGGGATAGCGAAGCTTACCTGACCGTTTCCGGGCAGAATTCCAACAACTCGGTCCGCGTGACCGACGACTTCCTGCGCGCCGTTGAAGGCGACAGCGACTGGGATCTCAAGGCTCGCGCCACCGGCAAGGTCACCAAGACCCTCAAGGCCCGCGATTTGTGGGAACAGGTTGGTTACGCAGCATGGGCATCGGCTGATCCCGGCATCCAGTATCACACCACCATCAACGAGTGGCACACCTCGCCTGAAGCGGGCCCGATCAATGCATCGAACCCCTGCTCGGAATACATGTTCCTCGACGATACCGCCTGCAATCTGGCATCGGTGAACCTGCTGCCCTATCGCAACGAGGACGGCTCGTTCAACACGGCCGCCTATGAGCACACTGTCCGCCTGTGGACCATTGTGCTCGAAATCTCGGTGATGATGGCGCAGTTCCCGTCCAAGGCGATTGCCGAGCGCTCGTTCGAATATCGCACCCTGGGCATCGGCTACGCCAATATCGGCGGCTTCCTGATGACTTCGGGCATTCCTTATGACTCAGAGGCTGGCCGCGCCATTGCCGGTGCCGTCACCGCCATCATGACCGGCGTCAGCTATGCCACGTCCGCTGAAATGGCCAAGGAACTCGGCCCCTTCAAGGACTACAAGCGCAACGCCAAGCACATGCTGCGCGTCATCCGCAACCATCGCAACGCCGCCCACGGCAATGCGACCGGCTACGAAAACCTCTCGATCACGCCTGTTCCGCTGGACCATGCTTCGCTGATCGACGCGAACCTCAGCGAACGCGCCAAGATCGCCTGGGACAATGCCCTCGCGCTCGGCGAAAAGCACGGCTACCGTAACGCGCAGGTTTCCGTTATCGCGCCGACCGGCACGATCGGTCTGGTGATGGATTGTGACACCACCGGCATCGAGCCCGATTTCGCGCTGGTCAAGTTCAAGAAGCTCGCCGGTGGCGGTTACTTCAAGATCATCAACCGTGCGGCTCCTCCAGCCCTGCGCACCCTCGGCTACTCGGAATCCGACATTGCCGAAATGGAAGCCTATGCCGTCGGCCATGGCAACCTGAACCAGGCACCCGGCGTCAATCCGACAACGCTCAAGGCCAAGGGCTTCACTGACGAAAAGATCGCAGCCCTCAACGCCGCGACCGCTTCGGCCTTCGACATCAAGTTCATCTTCAACCAGTGGACGCTTGGTGCCGACTTCCTCAAGAGCCTGGGCGTCACCGACGAGCAGCTCAATGACTTCACCTTTGAGCTGCTGCCGTTCCTGGGCTTTTCGCGCAAGGACATCGACGCGGCCAACCTGCACGTCGTCGGTGCGATGACGCTCGAAGGCGCGCCGCACCTCAAGGATGAGCACCTGCCCGTGTTCGATTGCGCCACACCATGCGGCAAGATCGGCAAGCGTTACCTCTCGGTTGAATCGCATATCCTGATGATGGCTGCGGCCCAGCCCTTCATCTCGGGCGCGATCTCCAAGACCATCAACATGCCAAACGACGCCACCGTCGAAGAAGCCAAGGAAGCCTACATGCTGTCCTGGCGCCTGGCGCTCAAGGCCAACGCGCTCTATCGCGACGGCTCCAAGCTCAGCCAGCCGCTGAACTCTTCGGTTCTGGCTGCGGCTGACGAGGATGACGACGAAGACCACATCGAAAACCTCGTTGCGATGAACGCCGATGCCCGTATCCCGCTCATCGCCGAAAAGATCGTCGAGCGGATCGTTGAGCGCGAAATCGAAGTGCGCAACCGCGAAAAGATGCCAGACCGCCGCAAGGGCTATACCCAGAAGGCCGTCGTTGGTGGCCACAAGGTCTATGTCCACACCGGCGAATATGCCGACGGTCGCCTGGGCGAAATCTTCATCGACATGCACAAGGAAGGCGCCGCCTTCCGCGCGATGATGAACAACTTTGCCATCGCCATCTCGATTGGTCTGCAATATGGCGTGCCGCTGGACGAGTTCGTGGAGGCCTTCACCTTCACGCGCTTCGAGCCTGCCGGCATGGTCATGGGCAATGATCGCATCAAGAACGCGACGTCTATCCTCGACTACGTGTTCCGCGAACTGGCCGTTTCCTATCTCGACCGGGATGACCTTGCACACGTCAATCCCGACAGCCCGACTTCGCTCGGCAAGGGCGTTGCCGAAGAGCAGGCGCCGTCGCACGCTGCGAACAGCCCTGCCCCGGTGCCCGCCGAGCGCTTTGTCTCCCGCGGCATGACCCGCGGCCGCGTTGCCAACAAGTCGCTGATGATCGTCTCGGGCGACCACCAGTACAATCCTGTCCAGGCAATGCAGACCTCAACCGTGACCGCGCTGCGCACCGCCACGGCCCTCAAGCAGGAAACCCAGATCGCTCCGGCGGCCTTCGCTCCGGCCGAGCTCAACCCAATCCCGAGCCCGCCCACCCAGAAGGACCCAACCCTGCTCCGCGCCGAAGCCCAGATGAAGGGCTACACCGGCGACCAGTGCACCGAGTGCCACAACTTCACCATGGTCCGTAACGGCACCTGCCTGAAGTGCGACACCTGCGGCACGACGACAGGTTGCAGCTGA
- the aat gene encoding leucyl/phenylalanyl-tRNA--protein transferase encodes MARRQDPFDVDITPELIVRAYRAGIFPMAEDATDEDIFWVSPEMRGIIPLDGFHLSTSLRKAIRKTGFTVKVDSDFAATIEGCATVGQDRDNTWINRTIRSVYGELFRRGVAHTVEVWDGRDLVGGLYGLAIGGAFFGESMFHRRTNASKMAMAHLVDRLNAGGYVLLDTQFVTDHLASLGGTEIPREDYEERLAEALQHKGDWWAWDRANL; translated from the coding sequence ATGGCCCGCCGACAAGACCCCTTCGATGTCGACATCACCCCCGAGCTGATCGTTCGCGCCTATCGCGCCGGCATTTTCCCGATGGCCGAAGACGCGACGGACGAGGACATATTCTGGGTTAGCCCGGAAATGCGCGGCATCATCCCGCTCGATGGCTTTCACCTCTCGACCAGCCTGCGCAAGGCGATCCGCAAGACGGGTTTTACCGTCAAGGTTGACAGCGATTTCGCAGCGACCATCGAGGGCTGCGCCACCGTCGGGCAGGACCGCGACAACACCTGGATCAACCGCACCATTCGCTCCGTCTATGGCGAACTGTTCCGTCGGGGCGTCGCACACACGGTGGAAGTATGGGACGGCCGGGATCTGGTCGGTGGCCTCTATGGCCTCGCCATCGGCGGCGCCTTCTTTGGCGAGTCGATGTTTCATCGCCGCACCAATGCCAGCAAGATGGCGATGGCGCATCTGGTCGACCGCCTTAATGCCGGCGGCTATGTGCTGCTCGACACCCAGTTTGTGACCGACCACCTGGCGTCACTGGGCGGCACGGAAATTCCGCGCGAGGACTATGAGGAGCGCCTCGCCGAGGCCCTGCAGCACAAGGGCGACTGGTGGGCCTGGGACCGCGCTAATCTCTGA